Proteins encoded by one window of Pseudomonas coleopterorum:
- a CDS encoding MFS transporter — protein sequence MSRYTSRDWLPHEKPNLPGSPSTPLHSTPKRLAFGIVGLLVALTGGLGNSLVVANLQFLQGALGATAAEMAWLPAAYVMTNVSMNLLLVKFRQQFGLRTFTELFLVLYALVTFGHLFVNDLASAIAVRAAHGMVGAALSSLGLYYMIQAFPAKWRLKALVLGLGTSQLALPLARVFSEDLLQIAEWRGLYLFELGMALLTLGCVFLLKLPPGDRFKTFEPLDFLIFAILATGIALLCAVLSLGRIDWWLEADWIGWASAGAIVLILGGLAVEHNRSNPMLMTRWLGSGVAIRLALAVILTRMVLSEQSTGAVGLLQVLNMGQEQMRTLYVVMLCGAVAGLAVSAWTINPEHLFMPLIIALALMAVGSAMDSFSSNLTRPANMYLSQFLLGFGGTFFLGPTMVLGMRHVLTNPRNLVSFSVLFGICNNLGGLIGAALLGTFQIVREKYHSSMIVEHLTLLDPLVQARISGSAASYLASIADPALRTTLGTRALATAATREANVMAYNDVFMLICIIAVLTMLWIFVRSLWLMSTTRAVTTAATPTVSTSGASTS from the coding sequence ATGTCCCGCTACACGAGCCGCGACTGGCTGCCCCACGAAAAGCCGAACCTGCCGGGCTCGCCATCGACGCCCTTGCATTCGACACCCAAGCGGCTGGCGTTCGGGATCGTTGGCTTGCTGGTGGCCCTGACCGGTGGCCTGGGCAACTCACTGGTGGTGGCGAACCTGCAATTTCTGCAAGGCGCGCTCGGCGCCACGGCGGCGGAGATGGCCTGGCTGCCGGCCGCCTACGTGATGACCAACGTGTCGATGAACCTGCTGCTGGTCAAGTTTCGCCAGCAATTCGGGTTGCGCACCTTCACCGAACTGTTTCTGGTGCTCTATGCCCTGGTGACCTTCGGCCACCTGTTCGTCAACGATCTCGCGTCGGCCATCGCTGTGCGGGCCGCACACGGCATGGTCGGCGCGGCCTTGAGTTCGCTGGGCCTGTACTACATGATCCAGGCCTTTCCCGCCAAGTGGCGACTCAAGGCCCTGGTGCTGGGCTTGGGCACCTCGCAACTGGCGCTGCCCCTTGCTCGAGTATTCTCCGAAGACCTGCTGCAGATCGCCGAGTGGCGCGGCCTGTATCTGTTCGAACTGGGCATGGCGCTGCTGACCCTGGGCTGCGTGTTCCTGCTCAAGCTGCCGCCGGGCGACCGCTTCAAGACCTTCGAACCGCTGGATTTCCTGATTTTCGCCATCCTGGCGACGGGTATTGCCTTGCTCTGCGCCGTGCTGTCGCTGGGGCGGATCGACTGGTGGCTGGAGGCGGACTGGATCGGCTGGGCGTCGGCAGGGGCGATCGTACTGATCCTCGGTGGGCTGGCTGTGGAGCACAATCGCAGCAACCCGATGCTGATGACCCGCTGGCTGGGCAGCGGCGTCGCCATCCGCCTGGCCCTGGCGGTGATTCTCACGCGCATGGTGCTGTCGGAGCAGTCCACCGGGGCGGTGGGGCTGCTGCAGGTGCTGAACATGGGCCAGGAGCAGATGCGCACCCTTTATGTGGTAATGCTCTGTGGCGCAGTGGCCGGGCTGGCCGTGAGCGCCTGGACGATCAACCCGGAGCATCTGTTCATGCCGCTGATCATCGCCTTGGCCCTGATGGCCGTGGGCTCGGCGATGGACAGTTTCTCCAGCAACCTGACGCGTCCGGCCAACATGTACCTGAGCCAGTTCCTGCTGGGTTTTGGCGGCACGTTTTTCCTGGGGCCGACCATGGTGCTGGGCATGCGCCACGTGCTGACCAATCCACGCAACCTGGTGAGCTTCTCGGTCCTCTTCGGTATCTGCAACAACCTCGGCGGATTGATCGGCGCGGCGTTGCTGGGTACGTTCCAGATCGTGCGCGAGAAATACCACTCGAGCATGATCGTCGAGCACCTGACGCTGCTGGATCCGCTGGTGCAGGCGCGCATCAGCGGCTCCGCCGCGAGCTACCTGGCGAGCATCGCCGACCCCGCGTTGCGCACGACTCTGGGCACCCGCGCCCTGGCCACCGCCGCCACCCGCGAGGCGAACGTCATGGCCTATAACGATGTCTTCATGCTGATCTGCATCATTGCCGTACTGACCATGCTATGGATCTTCGTACGCAGCCTGTGGCTGATGAGCACTACCCGGGCGGTCACCACCGCCGCGACACCTACTGTATCCACCAGCGGCGCCAGCACTTCATGA
- a CDS encoding ATPase domain-containing protein translates to MTTAKAATGIAGLDDILGGGLTRSHIFLLEGQPGAGKTTVALQFLLEGVAQNETCLYITLSETARELREGALSHGWELDERVTVFELTPPELVLDLQQQQSLLYSSDLELGEATRQIFDEVERVKPSRVILDSLSEVRLLAQGSLRYRRQILAIKHYFARFHATVLLLDDMTSEPLDKTLHSIAHGVIRLEETAPDYGAERRRLRIMKYRGQKYRGGYHDFTIQPDGIHVYPRLVAAEFRARYERSQLTSGIAELDALLGGGVENGSSTLIIGPAGTGKSLLSMVFAAAAVERGEKVALFIFDEELSLLFERMKNLGIDLEAYQHRGQMIIQQVDAAEQSPGEFAHMVRTSINLHAIKTVVIDSINGYHAAMMGESTPVLHIHELLLYLNRLGASTFMTVAQQGLVGDMKAPVDITYLADTVILLRYFEALGNVRRAVSVIKKRFGSHENTIREYKISSQGMTVGEPLSAFQGVLRGVPTYIGEARPLLEADDQ, encoded by the coding sequence TTGACGACGGCCAAAGCAGCCACCGGTATTGCCGGGCTGGACGACATCTTGGGCGGAGGTCTGACCCGCAGCCATATCTTCCTTCTGGAAGGCCAGCCGGGCGCAGGCAAGACGACGGTAGCGCTGCAATTTCTCCTCGAAGGCGTTGCGCAGAACGAGACCTGCCTCTATATCACCCTCTCCGAAACCGCCAGAGAGCTGCGCGAAGGCGCCCTTTCCCATGGCTGGGAGCTGGACGAACGGGTCACGGTGTTCGAACTGACCCCACCCGAACTGGTGCTGGACCTGCAACAGCAGCAAAGCCTGCTCTACAGCAGCGACCTGGAGCTGGGCGAAGCGACCCGGCAGATCTTCGATGAAGTGGAACGGGTAAAACCCTCCCGGGTGATTCTGGACAGCCTCTCGGAGGTGCGTCTGCTGGCTCAGGGTTCGCTGCGCTATCGTCGGCAGATCCTGGCCATCAAACATTATTTCGCCCGCTTCCATGCCACGGTGCTGCTGCTCGACGACATGACCAGCGAGCCGCTGGACAAGACGTTGCACAGCATCGCCCACGGCGTGATTCGCCTGGAAGAAACCGCACCCGACTACGGTGCCGAACGGCGCCGTCTGCGCATCATGAAATACCGTGGGCAGAAATACCGCGGTGGCTATCACGACTTCACCATCCAGCCCGACGGTATTCACGTTTACCCACGCCTGGTGGCGGCCGAGTTCCGTGCTCGCTACGAACGCAGCCAGCTGACCTCGGGCATTGCCGAACTGGACGCGCTGCTGGGCGGCGGTGTCGAGAACGGTTCGAGCACCTTGATCATCGGCCCTGCCGGCACCGGCAAATCTTTGCTCTCCATGGTCTTCGCCGCCGCAGCGGTGGAGCGTGGTGAAAAAGTCGCGCTGTTCATCTTCGACGAAGAACTCAGCCTGCTCTTCGAGCGCATGAAGAACCTGGGCATCGACCTCGAGGCTTACCAGCATCGCGGCCAGATGATCATTCAGCAGGTGGACGCCGCCGAGCAGTCGCCCGGCGAGTTTGCTCACATGGTGCGTACCAGCATCAACCTGCATGCCATCAAGACGGTCGTGATCGACAGCATCAACGGCTACCATGCCGCCATGATGGGCGAAAGCACGCCGGTGCTGCACATCCACGAACTGCTGCTCTACCTCAACCGCCTGGGCGCCTCCACCTTCATGACCGTGGCTCAGCAGGGGCTGGTTGGCGACATGAAGGCGCCGGTGGACATCACCTACCTGGCCGATACGGTCATCCTGCTGCGCTACTTCGAGGCGCTGGGCAACGTACGCCGTGCGGTGTCGGTGATCAAGAAGCGCTTCGGCAGCCATGAAAACACCATCCGCGAATACAAGATCAGCAGTCAGGGCATGACCGTTGGCGAACCACTGAGCGCGTTCCAAGGGGTGCTGCGCGGCGTACCGACCTACATCGGTGAAGCCCGCCCCCTGCTCGAAGCAGACGATCAGTGA
- a CDS encoding hybrid sensor histidine kinase/response regulator encodes MSIPTSERVLVLAPLGRDSQVALQILGQAGIEGAAVADVDQLCTHLQREGAGVCLIANEALSEARMQPLLVYLSQQPAWSDLPIVLMTHQRAADQAQSMRLAARLGNVTFVERPFHPMTLVSLAKTAIRGRRRQYEARDRLLDLSESEQRLQHAMSAGRLGAWELTCHPLQLNCSNRTRAHYGIEAGARFDYSDWLLCVHPSDQAMMQEALIDSLQLGADFAAQFRNRWPDGSLHWVDVRARAIPDEKGLIQALVGVTTDITEQKAAEQQLRELNGNLEQQVEERTAQVRINEEALRQAQKMEAVGQLTGGIAHDFNNMLTGIIGSLELMRRRMKRDQFDDLPKLIDMGISSANRAASLTHRLLAFSRRQSLDSKPVQVNELVRSMEELLHRSLNESITLHLRLDPQLWIAEADPHQLESALLNLVINARDAMPGAGEVIVETANRHLDERFTSAQQNLEPGDYILLSVSDTGLGMDPAVVDRAFDPFFTTKPIGQGTGLGLSMIYGFSKQSRGHVAIDSTPGQGTTVQLYLPRCYASQLPHALVPVIESPMARNGETVLIVEDDNAVRTLVCEVLRELGYGYLEAADASAAQPILASGQRIDLLISDVGLPGMNGRQLAEVARTLRPGLKVLFITGYAQDAEVRAGFLDDGMQMITKPFAFDVLTAKVREMSQA; translated from the coding sequence ATGTCCATCCCCACCTCGGAACGGGTGCTGGTCCTGGCGCCCCTGGGCCGCGATAGCCAGGTCGCCTTGCAGATCCTTGGCCAGGCGGGCATAGAGGGGGCTGCGGTGGCGGATGTCGACCAGCTTTGCACACACCTGCAACGTGAAGGCGCAGGCGTGTGCCTCATCGCCAACGAAGCGCTGTCCGAAGCCCGGATGCAGCCCCTGCTGGTGTATCTGAGTCAGCAACCGGCCTGGTCCGACCTGCCGATCGTGCTGATGACCCACCAGCGCGCCGCCGATCAGGCGCAGTCCATGCGCCTCGCGGCGCGCCTGGGCAACGTGACCTTCGTGGAGCGCCCGTTCCACCCCATGACGTTGGTCAGCCTGGCCAAGACCGCCATTCGTGGCCGCCGCCGTCAATACGAAGCCCGGGATCGTCTGCTCGACCTGAGCGAAAGCGAACAGCGCTTGCAACATGCCATGAGCGCCGGTCGCCTCGGCGCCTGGGAACTGACCTGCCACCCGCTGCAGCTGAATTGCTCTAATCGGACCCGCGCCCACTACGGCATCGAGGCCGGCGCCCGCTTCGATTACTCAGATTGGCTGTTGTGCGTCCATCCCAGTGATCAAGCGATGATGCAGGAGGCGCTGATCGACAGCCTGCAACTGGGTGCCGATTTCGCCGCGCAATTCCGCAATCGCTGGCCCGACGGTTCGCTGCACTGGGTCGACGTGCGCGCCCGGGCGATCCCTGACGAGAAAGGCCTGATCCAGGCGCTGGTCGGTGTGACCACCGATATCACCGAGCAGAAGGCCGCCGAACAGCAGTTGCGCGAGCTCAATGGCAACCTGGAACAGCAAGTCGAAGAACGTACCGCTCAGGTGCGCATCAACGAAGAAGCCCTGCGCCAGGCGCAGAAGATGGAAGCGGTCGGCCAGTTGACCGGGGGCATTGCCCACGACTTCAACAACATGCTCACCGGCATCATCGGCAGTCTGGAACTGATGCGTCGACGCATGAAGCGCGATCAGTTCGACGACCTGCCCAAACTCATCGATATGGGGATCAGTTCGGCCAACCGCGCGGCGTCGCTGACCCACCGGCTGTTGGCGTTTTCCCGCCGTCAGTCTCTGGATTCCAAGCCGGTCCAGGTCAACGAGCTGGTCCGCTCGATGGAAGAGCTGCTGCACCGCAGCCTCAACGAGAGCATCACCTTGCACCTGCGCCTCGACCCGCAGCTGTGGATTGCCGAGGCCGACCCGCATCAGCTGGAAAGCGCCCTGCTCAACCTGGTGATCAACGCCCGCGACGCCATGCCGGGGGCTGGCGAGGTGATCGTCGAAACAGCCAATCGTCATCTCGACGAACGCTTCACCTCCGCCCAGCAGAATCTGGAGCCGGGCGACTATATCCTGCTCAGTGTCAGCGATACCGGGCTGGGCATGGACCCCGCCGTAGTCGACCGTGCGTTCGACCCGTTTTTCACCACCAAACCCATCGGCCAAGGCACCGGCCTTGGGTTGTCGATGATCTACGGCTTCAGCAAGCAGTCCCGCGGGCACGTGGCCATCGACAGCACACCCGGCCAGGGCACCACGGTGCAGCTCTATCTACCGCGTTGCTACGCCTCGCAGCTGCCGCACGCGTTGGTGCCGGTGATCGAGTCACCCATGGCGCGCAACGGCGAGACGGTATTGATCGTGGAGGACGACAACGCGGTGCGCACCTTGGTCTGCGAAGTGCTGCGCGAGCTGGGTTACGGCTACCTGGAGGCAGCCGACGCCAGTGCCGCACAACCGATTCTGGCTTCCGGGCAGCGCATCGACCTGCTGATCAGCGACGTCGGTCTGCCCGGCATGAATGGTCGGCAACTGGCCGAAGTGGCGCGCACCCTGCGGCCTGGGCTCAAGGTGCTGTTCATCACCGGCTATGCCCAGGACGCGGAAGTGCGTGCCGGTTTCCTCGATGACGGCATGCAGATGATCACCAAGCCGTTCGCCTTCGACGTCCTCACCGCCAAGGTCCGGGAGATGTCCCAGGCGTGA
- a CDS encoding UvrD-helicase domain-containing protein — MSSQPTDKDRQAQGLIARGWRWLRSQQRDAWFHTPLIESPAPEPSREPSPASKSKRPARAPKKPATLPAPQPLLFAPWQLELTPALKKTIKADVAARLPEHAQPSAAQWKMIFSTTPATCVVAGAGAGKSTSLVLRVLVLHHYLGFELDSLSVVTFTRESRRDFIKKLCQVFDKWEISYLFENLREVVRTYHSLVLPMVHALPGLSDVRAFENLGATGAGAEEANPFQLRLNDTQRQLMNECYRDLMTSDPAFASHIARLRKGAAQLRKLDPQDPDVQKRLKALSLASARDVELCDLIEDQWRKTNAWPIKGIKIDRQTIDIKGFTFHTHGYIAKLDTWVVLGFDADTDPQLTRPGAKIPVWGEWAVKRTLFQAFCDKPLIWLDNPADAKEVLSALNSKALSGPGFEYQLPGELSPAPLLDCFVGAATFIENLGLQVVDAIDRMTWDADDPEAAFFAALRTYWPALEAHLQRQTPPIMLFNRMFALLGEGSDSRVGELPDEALRPMSHLLVDEFQDISAQIVGWLKASLAEILRRGSSLAGERAAQHSSLMCVGDDWQSIYGWRGSTPSYFMQFNRTFSAHKHTRILLIDNYRSHQVVIDAAEHVVASAPAIPGKKAQARTTFAREPVPVTVLTRDLADLARRAAEHHAAGDSILVLYRRNSDRQALAEHIQGLLQLEQALPVEQRRLRQLTFHSAKGLQADAVFLLGDCQYASRSPYKNQVYALAGLATPGQVDGYDSAQHEEALRLAYVGITRAIHSCYWYVETATKPGARASERVDASLPCFSDLRVKPQR, encoded by the coding sequence GTGTCATCGCAACCCACCGACAAAGACCGTCAGGCTCAGGGCCTGATTGCCCGGGGCTGGCGTTGGCTGCGTTCGCAGCAACGTGATGCCTGGTTCCATACGCCACTGATCGAATCACCTGCGCCCGAACCCTCCCGCGAACCCTCTCCCGCATCAAAGTCGAAGCGGCCCGCCCGTGCGCCAAAGAAGCCCGCCACGCTACCGGCGCCACAGCCTTTGCTGTTCGCCCCCTGGCAACTGGAACTCACCCCAGCCCTGAAAAAGACCATCAAGGCCGACGTCGCTGCACGGCTTCCCGAACACGCTCAACCCAGCGCCGCGCAGTGGAAGATGATCTTCAGCACCACGCCCGCCACCTGCGTAGTCGCTGGCGCCGGTGCGGGCAAGTCCACGTCGCTGGTGCTCAGAGTGCTGGTCCTGCACCACTACCTGGGATTCGAACTCGACAGCCTCAGCGTCGTCACCTTCACCCGGGAATCACGTCGAGACTTTATCAAGAAGTTGTGTCAAGTCTTTGATAAATGGGAGATTTCATATCTATTCGAGAATCTGCGTGAGGTCGTCAGAACCTACCATTCGCTGGTTCTGCCCATGGTCCACGCACTTCCTGGCCTGTCCGACGTACGCGCCTTCGAGAATCTGGGCGCCACTGGCGCAGGCGCTGAAGAAGCCAACCCCTTCCAGCTGCGTCTCAACGATACCCAGCGCCAGTTGATGAACGAGTGCTATCGCGATCTGATGACCAGCGATCCTGCATTTGCCAGTCATATCGCCCGCCTGCGCAAAGGCGCAGCCCAGTTGCGCAAGCTCGACCCGCAAGACCCTGATGTACAGAAACGCCTCAAGGCCCTGAGCCTGGCCAGTGCCCGCGATGTTGAGCTGTGCGACTTGATCGAAGATCAGTGGCGCAAAACAAACGCTTGGCCTATAAAAGGGATCAAGATAGATCGACAAACCATTGATATAAAAGGATTTACATTCCATACCCATGGGTACATAGCCAAACTCGACACATGGGTTGTATTGGGTTTCGATGCCGATACCGACCCCCAGTTGACCCGGCCGGGCGCCAAGATACCGGTCTGGGGTGAGTGGGCCGTCAAGCGCACCTTGTTTCAAGCTTTCTGCGATAAGCCACTGATTTGGCTGGATAACCCAGCCGATGCGAAAGAAGTTTTGAGCGCATTGAATAGCAAGGCGCTGTCCGGTCCGGGTTTCGAGTACCAGCTCCCCGGCGAGCTTTCTCCAGCGCCACTGCTCGATTGTTTCGTGGGCGCCGCAACCTTCATCGAGAATCTCGGGTTGCAGGTAGTCGATGCCATCGACCGAATGACCTGGGACGCCGATGACCCCGAAGCGGCCTTCTTTGCCGCACTACGTACCTACTGGCCAGCGCTCGAAGCGCACCTGCAGCGGCAGACTCCGCCGATCATGCTGTTCAACCGCATGTTCGCGCTGTTGGGAGAGGGCTCTGACTCCAGGGTCGGCGAGCTGCCCGATGAAGCCCTGCGCCCCATGTCCCATCTGCTGGTCGATGAATTCCAGGACATCTCTGCGCAGATCGTCGGCTGGCTGAAGGCGAGCCTTGCCGAAATCCTCCGTCGAGGTTCTTCTCTGGCCGGTGAGCGAGCCGCGCAGCACAGTTCGCTGATGTGCGTCGGTGACGACTGGCAATCGATCTACGGCTGGCGAGGCAGTACGCCCAGCTACTTCATGCAGTTCAATCGCACTTTCAGTGCCCACAAGCACACGCGCATCCTGCTGATCGACAACTACCGCAGCCACCAGGTCGTGATCGACGCTGCCGAACATGTCGTCGCATCGGCGCCGGCCATACCGGGCAAGAAAGCCCAGGCGCGTACGACGTTCGCCCGCGAACCGGTGCCCGTCACCGTGCTGACTCGGGACCTTGCAGACCTTGCCCGACGCGCTGCCGAGCATCATGCAGCGGGCGATTCGATTCTGGTGCTGTATCGCCGCAACAGTGATCGCCAGGCACTGGCCGAACATATCCAGGGCCTGTTGCAGCTCGAGCAGGCGCTGCCCGTAGAGCAGCGCCGCTTGCGTCAGCTCACCTTCCACAGCGCCAAAGGGCTACAGGCCGATGCGGTGTTTCTGCTGGGTGACTGCCAGTACGCCAGTCGCTCGCCCTACAAGAATCAGGTGTATGCCCTGGCCGGTCTGGCGACGCCGGGGCAGGTGGACGGCTACGACAGCGCTCAGCATGAAGAAGCGCTGCGCCTGGCCTACGTCGGGATCACCCGGGCCATCCACAGCTGCTACTGGTACGTGGAAACGGCGACCAAGCCCGGCGCCCGCGCTTCCGAGCGCGTCGACGCCAGCCTGCCATGCTTCAGCGACCTGCGGGTCAAGCCCCAGCGCTGA
- the pgm gene encoding phosphoglucomutase (alpha-D-glucose-1,6-bisphosphate-dependent), which produces MKLSPFAGKPAPAQLLIDIPRLVTAYYTGQPDASEPTQRVAFGTSGHRGSSFDLSFNENHVLAISQAICLYRSSKGIDGPLFVGIDTHALSTPAGASALEVFAANGVQVMLSKDDEYTPTPAVSHAIICYNRGRSSGLADGVVITPSHNPPQSGGFKYNPPNGGPADGDVTKWIEAKANELLADDLRDVKRMPHEQALKAATTHRHDYIHHYVADLVNVIDFDVIRKAGLRLGVDPLGGAGVRYWSAIAEHYQLDLEVVNTEVDSTFRFMCVDWDGQIRMDPSSSHAMQGLIGLKDRFDVAFACDPDHDRHGIVTPTGGLLAPNNYLAVAIDYLFQNRPQWRNDAAVGKTVVSSGLIDRVTARLGRRLHEVPVGFKYFADGLFDGSLGFGGEESAGASFLRMDGSVWTTDKDGLIPALLAAEMTARTGRDPSQAYDALTQTLGEPFSTRVEAKANPQQKAALSKLSPEQVKSTELAGEPIEQILSHAPGNGQAIGGLKVITANGWFAARPSGTEDIYKIYAESFIDEAHLQRLVAEAQVLVDSAIG; this is translated from the coding sequence ATGAAGCTCAGTCCGTTTGCGGGCAAACCTGCCCCAGCCCAGCTGCTGATCGACATCCCGCGCTTGGTCACGGCTTATTACACCGGCCAACCGGACGCGAGCGAGCCTACCCAACGTGTGGCGTTCGGCACTTCGGGCCACCGTGGCAGCTCATTCGACTTGAGCTTCAACGAAAATCACGTTCTGGCCATCAGCCAGGCGATCTGCCTCTACCGCAGCAGCAAAGGCATCGACGGCCCGCTGTTCGTCGGCATCGACACTCACGCGCTGTCGACGCCTGCTGGCGCCAGCGCGCTGGAAGTGTTCGCGGCCAATGGTGTGCAGGTCATGCTGTCCAAGGACGACGAGTACACGCCGACGCCCGCCGTCTCCCATGCGATCATCTGCTACAACCGCGGGCGCAGCAGCGGTCTGGCCGACGGGGTAGTGATCACGCCGTCGCACAATCCGCCGCAGAGCGGTGGCTTCAAGTACAACCCACCCAATGGCGGGCCTGCCGACGGCGACGTGACCAAGTGGATCGAAGCCAAAGCCAATGAATTGCTCGCCGATGATCTGCGCGATGTGAAGCGCATGCCCCATGAGCAAGCACTGAAAGCGGCGACCACCCATCGTCACGACTACATCCATCACTACGTGGCCGACCTGGTCAACGTGATCGACTTCGATGTGATCCGCAAAGCCGGTCTGCGCCTGGGCGTGGACCCGCTGGGCGGGGCAGGCGTGCGCTACTGGTCGGCGATTGCCGAGCACTATCAGCTGGACCTGGAGGTGGTGAACACCGAAGTCGATTCCACGTTCCGTTTCATGTGCGTGGATTGGGATGGACAGATTCGTATGGATCCGTCCTCCAGCCATGCCATGCAGGGGCTGATCGGCCTCAAGGATCGCTTCGATGTGGCGTTCGCCTGCGACCCTGACCACGACCGCCACGGTATCGTGACGCCAACCGGTGGCTTGCTGGCGCCGAACAACTACCTGGCCGTGGCCATCGACTACCTGTTCCAGAACCGTCCGCAATGGCGCAACGACGCGGCCGTGGGCAAGACCGTGGTCAGCAGTGGCCTGATCGACCGTGTCACCGCACGTCTGGGTCGCCGTTTGCATGAAGTGCCGGTGGGCTTCAAGTATTTCGCCGATGGGCTGTTCGATGGTTCGCTGGGTTTTGGCGGTGAGGAGAGCGCCGGCGCGTCGTTCCTGCGCATGGATGGCAGTGTCTGGACCACCGACAAGGACGGTCTGATCCCTGCGTTGCTGGCAGCTGAAATGACCGCTCGTACCGGTCGTGATCCAAGCCAGGCCTATGACGCATTGACGCAAACCCTGGGCGAGCCGTTCTCCACCCGTGTGGAAGCCAAGGCCAATCCGCAGCAGAAGGCGGCCTTGAGCAAGTTGTCGCCCGAGCAGGTCAAGTCGACCGAACTGGCCGGCGAGCCGATCGAGCAGATCCTCAGCCATGCGCCTGGTAACGGCCAGGCCATCGGCGGCCTGAAGGTCATCACCGCCAACGGCTGGTTCGCCGCGCGCCCATCGGGCACCGAGGACATCTACAAGATCTACGCCGAAAGCTTCATCGACGAAGCCCACCTGCAGCGTCTGGTGGCCGAAGCGCAGGTGTTGGTGGATTCCGCCATCGGCTGA
- the garD gene encoding galactarate dehydratase codes for MQLIEHSDSPRYVRLHADDNVVVVVNDQGVAEGSRFPDGLTVVEGVPQSHKVATVDIAEGGTVVRYGQIIGYALEPIRQGSWVKESQLAMPSAPPLDSLPMSDAVPAALPPLEGFTFQGYRNADGTVGTRNILGITTTVQCVTGVLDHAVKRIREELLPKYPHVDDVVALTHSYGCGVAINARDAYIPIRTVRNLARNPNLGGEALVIGLGCEKLQAGQVMHEDDPSVDLSEPWLYRLQDSGHGFGEMVEQIMALAETRLAKLDLRRRETVPASELILGMQCGGSDAFSGITANPALGFASDLLIRAGATVMFSEVTEVRDAIYMLTSRAETHEVATELVREMDWYDNYLERGAADRSANTTPGNKKGGLSNIVEKSLGSIVKSGSSAINGVLGPGERVNRKGLIYCATPASDFVCGTLQLAAGMNLHVFTTGRGTPYGLAMTPVVKVSTRTELAERWPDLIDIDAGRIATGRATIEELGWELFHYYLAVASGEKQTWAERYRLHNDITLFNPAPIT; via the coding sequence ATGCAATTGATCGAACATTCCGATTCTCCCCGCTACGTGCGCCTGCACGCAGACGACAACGTCGTGGTCGTGGTCAACGATCAGGGCGTGGCCGAAGGCAGTCGCTTTCCCGATGGCCTGACCGTCGTCGAAGGCGTGCCACAAAGCCACAAGGTCGCAACCGTCGACATCGCCGAAGGCGGCACGGTGGTGCGCTACGGGCAGATCATCGGCTACGCGCTGGAACCCATTCGCCAAGGCAGTTGGGTCAAGGAAAGCCAACTGGCGATGCCGTCGGCACCGCCGCTGGACAGCCTGCCGATGTCCGACGCGGTGCCGGCTGCGCTGCCGCCGCTCGAAGGCTTCACCTTCCAGGGTTATCGCAACGCCGACGGTACCGTCGGTACCCGCAACATTCTCGGGATCACCACCACGGTCCAGTGCGTGACCGGTGTGCTGGACCATGCCGTGAAACGTATCCGTGAAGAGCTGTTGCCCAAGTATCCCCACGTCGACGACGTGGTAGCCCTGACCCACAGTTATGGCTGTGGCGTGGCGATCAATGCGCGCGACGCCTACATTCCGATTCGCACCGTACGCAATCTGGCACGCAACCCAAACCTGGGCGGCGAGGCATTGGTGATCGGTCTGGGTTGCGAGAAATTGCAGGCCGGGCAGGTGATGCACGAGGACGATCCCTCGGTGGACCTGAGCGAGCCGTGGCTGTACCGCTTGCAGGATTCGGGTCATGGCTTCGGGGAAATGGTCGAGCAGATCATGGCCCTGGCCGAGACCCGCCTGGCCAAGCTCGATCTGCGTCGCCGCGAAACCGTGCCTGCCAGCGAGCTGATTCTGGGCATGCAGTGCGGCGGCAGCGACGCCTTCTCCGGCATCACCGCCAATCCGGCGTTGGGATTCGCCTCAGACCTGTTGATTCGGGCCGGTGCCACGGTGATGTTCTCCGAGGTCACCGAAGTGCGTGACGCCATCTACATGCTGACCTCGCGGGCCGAAACCCACGAAGTGGCGACCGAGCTGGTACGCGAAATGGACTGGTACGACAACTACCTGGAGCGCGGCGCCGCGGACCGCAGTGCCAACACCACGCCGGGCAACAAGAAAGGCGGGTTGTCCAACATCGTCGAGAAATCCCTGGGCTCGATCGTCAAGTCCGGCAGCAGCGCCATCAATGGCGTGCTCGGCCCGGGGGAACGGGTCAATCGCAAGGGGCTGATCTACTGCGCAACGCCCGCCAGCGATTTCGTCTGCGGCACTTTGCAACTGGCCGCAGGCATGAACCTGCATGTATTCACCACCGGCCGTGGCACGCCTTACGGCCTGGCGATGACACCCGTGGTCAAGGTCTCTACCCGTACCGAATTGGCAGAGCGCTGGCCGGACCTGATCGACATCGATGCCGGACGCATCGCGACCGGGCGCGCCACCATCGAGGAGTTGGGCTGGGAGTTGTTCCACTACTACCTGGCCGTGGCGAGCGGCGAAAAGCAGACCTGGGCCGAACGCTATCGCCTGCACAACGACATCACCTTGTTCAACCCTGCGCCGATCACCTGA